A portion of the candidate division TA06 bacterium genome contains these proteins:
- a CDS encoding T9SS type A sorting domain-containing protein, whose product MPVALDYHSIYQFAPPEPNRNVDMDQDGKLEFACSGINIYGLYGPYTTFFSLFERTGDNSFTEVWTDSFDLRYPSAVGYPGCPNYVAYDIGIGDVDGDGIDEMICMDGYQVSVFKSTGDNQYQEIHRLDLPSIAGLEHYDDVRTILCDVNQNGYAEIVLSLGNSDVVGGNYQTYIYEICGQANFGGLTAVSRDSCVRVEWSTLSQYANRGFRLWRAVGGDYGYSVVYETNDTVKLSLDTLRYSFNDSSVTAGLLYYYKVQAKALNTDSIFYGPVSVVYVGVSGQPEDRAPSFVNRLCPNAPNPFTRGTVIRYQVKDKAMVSLKVYNNNGQLVRALIDRKFREPGEYAVRWNGRNDFGHEVSAGVYYCQLNIGGWVRSGKMVKLR is encoded by the coding sequence ATGCCTGTAGCCTTGGATTACCATAGTATCTACCAGTTTGCGCCTCCCGAACCCAACAGGAACGTTGATATGGACCAGGACGGAAAATTGGAGTTCGCCTGCAGCGGAATAAACATATATGGTCTATATGGCCCTTACACCACCTTTTTTAGCCTGTTTGAACGCACCGGGGATAACAGCTTTACCGAAGTCTGGACCGATTCCTTTGACCTGCGATATCCCAGCGCAGTGGGCTATCCCGGCTGCCCTAATTATGTGGCTTACGACATAGGCATAGGCGATGTTGACGGAGACGGGATAGATGAAATGATATGTATGGACGGATACCAAGTCTCGGTATTTAAGTCCACCGGCGATAACCAGTATCAAGAAATTCATAGGTTGGATTTGCCAAGCATTGCCGGGTTGGAACATTATGATGATGTTCGAACGATACTCTGCGATGTCAACCAGAACGGGTATGCCGAGATAGTTCTAAGCCTTGGCAATAGCGATGTCGTTGGCGGCAATTACCAGACCTACATCTACGAGATCTGCGGCCAGGCCAACTTTGGCGGCCTGACCGCCGTTTCCCGGGATAGCTGCGTTAGGGTGGAGTGGTCAACTTTAAGCCAGTATGCCAACCGGGGCTTCAGGCTGTGGAGGGCCGTAGGCGGGGATTACGGCTATAGCGTGGTCTATGAAACCAACGATACCGTTAAGTTATCGCTTGACACCTTGCGCTACTCGTTCAACGACTCTTCCGTTACTGCCGGCCTGCTTTACTATTATAAAGTCCAGGCCAAGGCTCTTAATACCGACAGCATATTTTACGGTCCGGTGAGCGTGGTATATGTCGGGGTAAGCGGCCAGCCGGAGGACAGGGCGCCAAGCTTCGTGAACAGGCTGTGCCCGAATGCGCCCAACCCGTTTACCCGGGGCACGGTCATCCGGTATCAGGTAAAGGACAAGGCCATGGTGAGCCTGAAGGTATATAACAACAACGGCCAGTTGGTGCGGGCCTTGATTGACCGCAAGTTTCGTGAACCCGGGGAATATGCGGTCAGGTGGAACGGCAGGAATGATTTCGGGCATGAGGTCTCGGCCGGGGTTTATTACTGCCAGTTGAACATCGGCGGCTGGGTGCGGAGCGGGAAGATGGTCAAGCTGAGGTAG